The Candidatus Rokuibacteriota bacterium sequence GCGTTTTTTCCAGCAGCCTTCTCGCGCACTCGTTGTTCCGTAACCCCGCGTCCCCACGTACTTCCGCTCAGACCCATTCGCTTAGAGCGTTTTTAGGGTCGAGAGGCTGGCGGCCGGGTTGCGGTTGCGGGGGCGATGGAGTATAAGGGGGGGCACGGACCGCTGGGCTTCAGAGGCCGCTTCCTCGACGAGCGACGGAATGGGCGGGAGCGGCCGAATGGTCACGGGATCGGGAGCTTCGAAGAAAGGAGGAGCTGACATGGGCAAGGTATCAACGTCAAGAGCGCCCGCCTGGCTGAGCCTGCTCGCTCTCGCGGTGGCGGCGCTGGTCGTGGTTGCCCCCGCAATGCTGGCGGCGCAGGCCCGCCCCGCCGGGGCACCCGCCGAACTGAAGCTGGGCTTCGTCGACTTCTTTTCGGGGGCGGCGGCCACCTTCGGCACCCCTGGAAAGAACACCGCCGAGTGGCTCGTGGACAAATGGAACAAGGAAGGCGGGATCAAGGGGGTCAGGGTCAAGCTGGTGATGCTGGACGAGAGCGGTGGGCCCGACAAGCAGGTGACCGAGTTCCGCCGTCTGGCCCTGGATGAGAAGGTCGACGCGGTCGTCGGCTATACCTCCAGCGCCAACTGCCTGGCCCTCGCGCCCGTGGCCGAGGAGCTGAGGGTCCTGACCATTATCCACGTCTGCGGGACCCACCGGCTGACCGAGGACAGGCAGCTGAAGTACGTTTTCCGCACGTCGAACAACCAGGCCTCGGACAGCGTGATCGCGGCCCGCTACGTGCTCGCCATGAAGCCAGACGTGAAGACCATCGCCGGCGCGAACGAGGACTACGCCTGGGGACGCGATTCGTGGGAGGCTTTCAAGATCGCGATCCAGCGGTTCAAACCGGACGTCAGAGTCGCGGCCGAGCTCTGGACGAAGATCCAGGCCGGCGAGTACTCGGCGGAGATCTCCAAGCTCCTGGCGGCCAAGCCGGATGTGATCCACTCGAGCTTCTGGGGCGGCGGCCTGATCACGTTCGTCAAGCAGGGGGCCCCGCGCGGACTTTTCAAGGAGAGCCTGGTGTTCCTGAGCACCGGGGAGCAGGCGCTGCAGGAGCTGAAGAAAGAGATGCCCGACGGGGTGATCGCGGCTCCCAGAGCCACGCCGGGCTATTTCCTGTATCCGGACCCCGGCAAGAACCCGATGCAGAAGGACTTCGTCGACGGCATCAAGGCGCGGTTCGGGCGCTATCCGGATTACCCCTCCCACCGTACCTACCAGGCGCTCGCTGGCTTGAAGGCGGCCTATGAGAAGGCTATCGGCCAGGCGGGCGGCCGGTGGCCGAAGACCGAGGACGTCATCAAGGCCTTCGAAGGCCTGACCTGGCAGACTCCGTACGGGCCCATCACGATGCGATCCGACCACCAGGCCGTTCACGGCGGCATCGTGGGGCTGACGAAGTTCAACCCGGAGTTCGGGTTCCCGACGCTGGACCGCCTCGTCGTGATGCGCGCCGAGGAGATCACGCCACCGCTCGGGATGAAGACGCTCGACTGGGTGGGAACGCTGAAGAAATAGGGCCAGGCGTCCACGCGGCCCGGAGGGCGCGGGAAGTGGCGGGCGTGATCGTTACTTCCCGCGCTCCTTGTTTACGCCTTCCGTCTGTCCTCCCGGTGGCGATTCGCCGAAGCGCCAACATGGCCGTCTCGGAGGATCAGGATGACACCGCTTGACGAACTCTTGAGGCAACGCATGGTCCGCTTCGCGGACCGGGTCCCCGACTGGGACGCGTTCGCGGACGCGCGGATCGAGGGCTACCGGCGCGCCCAGCATCGCTTCATCGGCACCGGCGCCTCGGGGAAAGCCGACGCCCGCGTCATCCCCGCCGAGCACTTCACGCTGAGCGTCATGCTCGTGCCGCCGGGCCAGGGCAACGCACCCCACACGCACGAGGTGGAGGAGGTCTTCTTCGTTTTGGAAGGCCGGGTGCGGGTGTTCTTGCAGGACGGGGACGGGCGACGCGCCGAGGCCGTGCTGGGCCGCTGGGACTGCGTCTCCTGCCCCGCGGGCGTGATCCACGGCTTCGAGAACATCGGCGCTGAGCCCGCCTACATCCAGGTGATGCTGGGACACGCGCAACCCGGCCTGATGGGGTACGTCGATCCCGGTCTCCAGCAGCAGCGGGATGTCCATCTCAAGGCTGGCCGGACGTGAGCGTCAGCCGGACCGCTGCCGCCGGAGCAGCGGGATCTCGGAAGCTCGTCGGGGCCTCCCTCAAGCGCAAAGAAGACGCCCGCCTGCTCGCCGGGCGGGGACGCTTCCTCGATGACCTGAGGCTCCCGGGCATACTCCACCTGGGCGTGGTGCGGAGCCCGCACGCCCACGCGCGCCTCCTCAAGATCGATCGCGCCGAGGCCTCGCGCCTCCCCGGCGTCGTCGCCGTGCTCACGCTAGAGGAGTTGCCGGAGCTCGCGGCGTCGGTGCCTCCGCTCGTCCCGGCCCCTCGCCTGCGCCCGTATTCCCATCGCGTGCTCGCGGGAGACACGGCGCGCCACGTCGGTGAGCCCATCGCCGCGGTCGTGGCCGAGGACCCCTACCGCGTGGCCGATGCCATGGACATGGTAGTCCTTGAGTTCGAACCGCTCCCGGTGGCCGCCAGCGCCGCGCTGGCCCTCGAGCGCGACGCCCCGGTCGTCCACGACGAGTGGCCCGACAACCTCGCCGGCACCTCCGTCGGAGGCACGGGCGACACCACGGCGGGCTTCGCCCGGGCCGAGTTGGTCGTGAAAGCCCGGCTGGCCTATCCGCGGGTCGGCGGGATGCCGCTCGAGACGCGCGGGGTCCTGGCCTTCGAGGACGAGTTGACGGGACTCCTCACGGTCTGGACCTCGACCCAGGTGCCGTTCGCTGTCCGGAGCGCGCTCGCCGCGGTTCTTTCGCTCCCCGAGGAGCGCATCCGGGTCCGGGTTCCGGAGGTCGGAGGCGGATTCGGAACCAAGGGCCACGTCTACGCCGAGGACATCCTGGTCCCGGCGGTCGCGCGGCATCTCCATCGCCCGGTCAAATGGGTCGAGAGCCGCCGAGAGCATTTCGTCGCCGCGGCTGCTGACCGGGATCAGGAACACGAAGCGCGGATCGGCCTCCTGCAAGACGGCACGATCGTCGCCCTCGAGACCACGTTCACCCGTGACCACGGAGCCTATCCCACCCTCGGAGAGGCCATCACGCAGAACACCATCAACCACCTGCCGGGTCCCTACCGGGTCCCGCACGTCCGGGGTGTGGGTCTGAACGTCGTGACCCACAAGCCCTTCGCAGCCGCGTACCGCGGCGCGGGCCGACCCGAGGCCGCCTTCGTGCTGGACCGGCTGCTCGACCGGGCGGCGCGCCGCCTCGGAATGGACCCGGCCGAGCTCCGTCGCCGGAACATGATCCGGCCCGACGAGATGCCGTTCCGCACCGGGCTCACCTACCGCGACGGGGTCCCGATCGCCTACGACCCCGCAGACTATCCCGCCGGCTTCGAGAAGGTGCTCGCGCTCCTCGACTATGCGGGCTGGCGAAAGGAGCAGGCGGCGCGCCGCGCCAGCGCGACGCCGATCGGCATCGGGCTGTCCGCATACGTGGAGGGAACGGGGCTCGGCCCCTTCGAGGGCGCCGCGGTGCGGGTGGACCCGAGCGGCATCGTCTACGTTCACGTGGGCGTCGCG is a genomic window containing:
- a CDS encoding ABC transporter substrate-binding protein yields the protein MGKVSTSRAPAWLSLLALAVAALVVVAPAMLAAQARPAGAPAELKLGFVDFFSGAAATFGTPGKNTAEWLVDKWNKEGGIKGVRVKLVMLDESGGPDKQVTEFRRLALDEKVDAVVGYTSSANCLALAPVAEELRVLTIIHVCGTHRLTEDRQLKYVFRTSNNQASDSVIAARYVLAMKPDVKTIAGANEDYAWGRDSWEAFKIAIQRFKPDVRVAAELWTKIQAGEYSAEISKLLAAKPDVIHSSFWGGGLITFVKQGAPRGLFKESLVFLSTGEQALQELKKEMPDGVIAAPRATPGYFLYPDPGKNPMQKDFVDGIKARFGRYPDYPSHRTYQALAGLKAAYEKAIGQAGGRWPKTEDVIKAFEGLTWQTPYGPITMRSDHQAVHGGIVGLTKFNPEFGFPTLDRLVVMRAEEITPPLGMKTLDWVGTLKK
- a CDS encoding cupin domain-containing protein — translated: MTPLDELLRQRMVRFADRVPDWDAFADARIEGYRRAQHRFIGTGASGKADARVIPAEHFTLSVMLVPPGQGNAPHTHEVEEVFFVLEGRVRVFLQDGDGRRAEAVLGRWDCVSCPAGVIHGFENIGAEPAYIQVMLGHAQPGLMGYVDPGLQQQRDVHLKAGRT
- a CDS encoding xanthine dehydrogenase family protein, with the protein product MSVSRTAAAGAAGSRKLVGASLKRKEDARLLAGRGRFLDDLRLPGILHLGVVRSPHAHARLLKIDRAEASRLPGVVAVLTLEELPELAASVPPLVPAPRLRPYSHRVLAGDTARHVGEPIAAVVAEDPYRVADAMDMVVLEFEPLPVAASAALALERDAPVVHDEWPDNLAGTSVGGTGDTTAGFARAELVVKARLAYPRVGGMPLETRGVLAFEDELTGLLTVWTSTQVPFAVRSALAAVLSLPEERIRVRVPEVGGGFGTKGHVYAEDILVPAVARHLHRPVKWVESRREHFVAAAADRDQEHEARIGLLQDGTIVALETTFTRDHGAYPTLGEAITQNTINHLPGPYRVPHVRGVGLNVVTHKPFAAAYRGAGRPEAAFVLDRLLDRAARRLGMDPAELRRRNMIRPDEMPFRTGLTYRDGVPIAYDPADYPAGFEKVLALLDYAGWRKEQAARRASATPIGIGLSAYVEGTGLGPFEGAAVRVDPSGIVYVHVGVAAGGQAHETTLAQVCADRLGVLPEDVVVLGGDTQLIGYGMGTIASRVAAVAGPAVARSAGEVARKARLVAADLFECAPEDIELVDGRVCVKGVPDKSLSLAEVAHAAVRSPVLAEAGGPGLSACGFFYPETVTWAFGAHAAVVEVDTEACTLRLLKYGAVHDCGRPINPMVVEGQLHGGIVQGIGAALSEELVYDAEGQLLTGTFMEYGLPRADHVPALEVAHLDYPSAVNELGIKGVGESGVIAPAAAIANAVEDALAEYGVEVT